gatataatctctccagcataTCCAGAGTCTGCCTCTGCTCCTGTTAGGACATGCCCAAAACACCTCCTCAGGAAAGTCTACTGTAGGCATCATAGACAGATGCTCAAACCAACTTAGCTGGCTCCTTTTGATGCGGAGGAGTTTTAGCTCAATTTTGAGGCTCCCCAAAATAAAATGTCTaaaagcccagacaccctgttaAGGAAGCTCATTTCTGCCATCTCATTCTTATACTTAAAGTACTCTGCTTGAGGCAGTAACTCATCCCCAgcatgaggggtgggggggcaatcCAACATTTTCTGGTTGAGATCCAGACTTGGATGcacttcacactcagctgcaaaccacGCATGTTGCAGGTCACAGCTCAATGAAGCCAACAGGTCCACATCACCTGTAAAAAGCAAATATATAATCCTAAGGTTGCTGATTTGCACACTCCCCACCACCTTGGATGCGCCTAACACTTCTGTTCATAAAAGTTATGGATAGAATCGGTGACagagggcagccctggcagagatTAAGGAGTGTGAACCTCCTGAAGTTGGAATGCATCCTTAGAGTCCCCTTCGTTATAGACTGGGACCACCatcccagtctgccaatccataGGCCCTGTCCCCAACCATTGGAGAGGCATAACAGCTAATACAGCAAATGACATCCAGAGTCTTTAGGAACTCAGGGAGAATCCACTACTGGAGCCTTGCCACTGAAGAGTTTTTTTTGACTACATCAGTGACCTCAACCCTAGTGATGAATGAGTCCTCCTCCAAGTCCAAGTCCTCCTGTAACTGAGATTCAGGAAGTCCAACAAGTACTCTTTCCACCATTGGACTATATCCCCAGTTGGGGTCAGCAGCACTCCCTCTTTGTTGTAAACAGTCTCTTGATGGGTTACCCAAATTTCTTTGAGGCTGACTGAAAGTCATTTTCCATGGTCTAACTGAACTCCTCCTAGCCCCCAGTTTTGGCTTCTGCAACTGCTAAAGCTGTACTACATTTGGCCTGTCGATACATATCACCTGCCTCCAGAGTCCTACAAGCTGACTAAACTCAAAAGACCTCCTTCTTTAGCTTGACTGCTCCCTTTACCGCTGGTGTCCACCACCAAGTTTGAGGGTTGCCACTGCAACAGGCACTGACAACCTTATGGCCCCAACTCTGCATAGCCACCTCAGCAATGGAGTCAAGGGATATGGCTCATTTGGGCTCAATGTGTGCAGCCTCCCTTGGAATACAAGAGAAGTTCTGTCAGAGGTGTGAACTGAAAACAGGGGCCTCTGCCAGATgctcccagcacaccctcaGAATATATTTGGGTCTGTCGGGTCTGTCCAGCATCTTCCCCCTATCTAatccaactcatcaccaggtggagATCAGTTGAtagctcagctcctctctttACTTGAGTGCCTAAGATATGCAGTCACATGTCTAATGATACGACTATAAAATTGATCATCGAGCTACGGCCTAGAGTTTTCTGGTCCCAGGTCCCCTTATGAATTCCCTTATTCTTGAACATAGTTTTTGTTATTGGCAAATAGTGGCTAGCACAAAATTTAAGTAACAAAGCACCACTCAGGCTTAGATTGGGCAGGctattcctcccaatcacagcCTTCCTGGGTTCCATGCTGTTATCCACATATTTGTTAAAGTCCCACCACAAAAAAAACGTATGCACCTTCCAGCACCCCACCCCAGGTCTCCAAGAAGACCAGATACTCTAAACTGGTTCTTGATGCATAAGCATATACAAAAGTCAGAGCCCATCCCCCTGACTTAAAGTTGAAGGAAGGCAGCCCTCTCCTTCACTGGGGTGAAGCCCAGCGTACAAAGGCAGAACTGGAAGGCCACACCTGCTGAACACCTCTCACCTGGGGCAACTCCAGACTGGAATATAATCAGGCCCCCCTCCAGGAGTTTGGTTCGAGGGCCTGTGCTGTGCCTTGAGGTGAGCCTGACCATATCTTGATGGTATCTCATtacctcctgcatcatctcaggctcctttcccaccagagaggtcAGCTTTGGTAGCCGGAGATCAGTCCTCGAAGGGCTCTACCTTCAACTGCCGCCCGATCTGAAACGCACCAGACCCTTATGGCTCCTCTTGGTAGGCCTAGGGGACAATGGTCCCATTTAGTTCATTTGGGCTATGCCTGTTCGGGCCCCTTGGGTGAAGGCCCAACCACCAGGCACATGCTGATCCCTGTTCCAGACAAGGTGTCCGAGTCCTTGCTTTTATCTTTCATAATTGCACATTGTCTGGTGAATCCCAGGACCAATTTGCCCTGGAAGGTCCTACCAAGAGGAATTACCACCAACAACATGACTCATAGGATCACTGGGacaagcccctcccccactgtgGATTTGCCTACCTGccagcctgcctgtctgtctgtctaaacTGCATCTTAGAGATAATATCCATGCTTCATTTTGTACTGCTATCTTTTTATAATGATATTAAATGTCACTCTTTCAGAAATTAAGGATGCAGTTGACACAAATGCGGGAAGGTTTATCCAGTATCGCTTTAGCCCCACATTTCTGGCACTGCGAGAGATAGGAGCCACGTAAGTGTTTCTGTTCTCTAGTGGACACACTAAGGTAATAGTACTCACTGTTAGAATGTATAGTGCAACAGTACTTGGTGTGAAACTATTTGTAATTGAAGTGCTGCTAAAAAGGCTGAGTGTAAAGCATTGTGGTTATGTCACACTCTGACTAGGTTGGAGTTCACAGTGGGGGCCAAAGCCCTGAACAAGCTCCGGCTGATTGAGAGGCACTATTACAGGGAGCACCTCTTGAAGAGCTTTGACTTTGAAGTTGGCTTCTGCATCCCCTTCAGCAGAAACACCTGCGAGCACATCTACACCTTACCGGAGCTGGACCCCCAGACAGGTCCGTGACTTTCACAGAGACAGTCTGAACGGGGTGAGAGAACCTTTGGGGACAGGCTGTGACTTTTTGAATGGTTCGGGACAGGATCAGGACATTGTGATGAAAtcctgttttattgttttaatcaTCCTCCTATACTAACCCAATGCTCCTCTGACCCTCCATCCAAACCCCCTTCCTCCCCCTCTTCTTATCACCTTCTGATCTCACCTTTCAGTTGAGGAGATGATCGCTAGTCCATTTGAGACCAAGTCAGACAGTTTCTACTTTTGCAATAACAAGCTCATCATGCACCACAAGGCAGAGTATGCGTTCTGTGGAGACGAGAGGCACCAGCACTGATGGAGAAGGACTGTCCTGCTTACAGCCACCAGTGACACAAACTGTACAGCTGGAACAGGATGGAATGGAGCAGTCTGTGGTGAACAtgaccagacacacacacacacacacacacacacacac
This genomic window from Paramormyrops kingsleyae isolate MSU_618 chromosome 22, PKINGS_0.4, whole genome shotgun sequence contains:
- the unc119c gene encoding protein unc-119 homolog B-A isoform X1, giving the protein MDDGEFGNERGRQSEGGEEGEEFQITMKREQGSLDNNDMEDWNGLFSEEESVDGVEQAGPGTSVTPNSVLRLKAYTEDYLCAPEDNIYNINFSRFKIRDLQTGAVILDLHKQCPTEIKDAVDTNAGRFIQYRFSPTFLALREIGATLEFTVGAKALNKLRLIERHYYREHLLKSFDFEVGFCIPFSRNTCEHIYTLPELDPQTVEEMIASPFETKSDSFYFCNNKLIMHHKAEYAFCGDERHQH